The genomic interval AGAGTAAGAAATAGACATGTGAGATTCTACTATCAGAAGAATTCATAAAGACTTAAAAGTTCTTTAGACATACATATATCATGAAGATTATCATTGCCAAGGTTAAGATCGCTAAGCTTCGTAGGTGTGCTTATTCTTTGGGAATTGTTCCCTGAAGTAAAGAGGGGGTCTAATTCATTAAAGAGAGAGTGGTTCACCCTGGACCTCCCATTTTACCTATTTACCCTTAGTCAAAAGAGAAGTAAAGATGGAATAATGATCTCCTAACTACTAACCATCTCCTAACCACCAACTATGCTGCATATTGTATAAAGGCTAACAGTACATGCACCCCCTCTCGTTCTTGCACTTTTTTCACTTGCAACAGTAGCATTTTTcactatttcattattttctaggTTGAGAGTTTTGAGGTTTTAGAGAGTAGTTGTTGTGCTGCGTGTTGGTGGTGCTAGTGGTGGGTGTTGGTGGTGTTAATGGTGGTGGTGTGGATATTGGATGACGAAGAAGCTAGTCACAAGAAGATCTTCTAGAGGTTagtgaaatatttaaaaactataacTGCACTTCGAACTGTGGTTCTAAGCTGACGCACTTCAATATGCAACGTCATTgtgcattttaaaaaatttaatatgcatGGCAAAAtagcaataattataattatttaattaagtaaataatttaatacaaattctaaattcataaacaacaataaaaacaaattaaataaaattatatgcatGACAAAATAGCTgctaaaattaactaaaatttcataaacaaGCCATAACATTAAGGATTTCGATCATGGCAAAATAGCTGCTAAAATATCTGCAATTTCCCAATATTAGCACTGTAGTGAGCATGACACCAAATTGTGATGAAAGAGTTAGACTCTAATTTAAGCGTCAACTATTATCTAGTTAAATGatacaaaaattcaataaattataaaattgaaagacaaAGAAAGCAGATAAAAGGAAATGGCAAATTAAAAGCCAACATAAAGGACCTTAgtaagttttgttttaattttttaaattttttttacacagTAATATTGTTCTTAACGTAACTCAAACAcgaatgaaaaaaatgaattaaagattGACAGATATGGAGAAGGAGGTACGACACTATtaaaagtgggttttaggcctaactcaaccccacaaaatcagcttgtaaggtgaggtctgcaccccacttatatattataaatgggtcttatctctagtcgatgtgggacttccaacacacccctctCACgctgaggtatatacatctcaagcgtgagactagatattaattgGTGGTCtgataacggcccaatagcgggtggaacaatatgcccaacaaatatcgctaggataggctctaaccatagctctgatactatgttagaagtgggttttaggcctaactcaaccccacaaaaccggcttgtaaggtgaggtctgcaccccacttatatattataaattggtcttatctctagtcgatgtgggacttccaacagacACATGATCAACGGGGTAGACATACATTCACTAAGCTTACTAGAATTGATCAACAATGTCCAGTGTCTAGGATTGACCAACAAGTTTGAGAAGGACATAATAAAAGCCCTTGATGAGAATATTGTTTTGTTGAATGAGAATGTGAAACACAAAAGTGGACTCCATGCTCCTACTCTCAGGTTTTGTTTACTTAGACAACATGATATATATTTACcttaaaaaattatgcaaattgcatatatatttagattaaaaaattatgcaaattgCTCGAAAATAGCACAAAATATATAATCcgaaatttacatattttacaaAATGCGGATTGTTTCACCCTAGTTGCAAATCGTACTGCGTTTCGCCCTAGCCGCAAATCATAATGCGGACAACACAGAACCAAAACCATGCACCCCCGTAAACCATCCGCAGATCTAATTGCAGCGTCAACGTTAACTGCAGTTCCATTTGCAATTTACCCAACATCTTCCCTACTTCTAACCCCAGCACAGAACAAGCAACGAAAAATAATGGCAAGCAGCACAAATCAAGCAGCGAAAAAATATGCAGATCAACCATACTAACATATATTCCATCATACAAGCATTTTTTTTCCAACGCCCACAAGATCAGCAACATCGAGCAGAAATAATACATACGCAAATCAACCAAACACAAGCATTCTATCATTTCTCCCATCACATATACTGCATCAAccacaaatcaaaataaaataactatcaCATTTACCCCATTCTTGATCAtcatcaatgaaaaaaatactataGTAAAGGTTCATCcaaagacaaattaaaaactttaaataactaCACAATATATGAAGATATTATatgagaataaataaaaaagttgtgtttataatatacatatataatctaaaaattcCTCACCATATAGTATTTGctccttatatttttaattacacacaagtttctaattttctaacttctaaaaaaaaatccttgtgTCTACTCTCATTGTTGTTTCGAAATCATGTCAGAGATACTAAAGAACATTTCTTAAATTTGACACTATAAAAGGGTCTCCTAcctaaaatacaataaaaaaaatataagatgatGTGTTTGAGTTTCATAACTTTTGAAtagttgtttgttttctttttatattatccttttgactttttcttaagattttaaaataaatcgtgttacttcttttatctttaaaattttcattctaaactaactttaacctaaaattaaaaatatttaataaaaatatgaatattaatagaaatattaatataatatttatataaaagtttaatttaattttaatttagagaaaaaaaattatttaatttaaaaaagtaactaaattaaaaaaataactaatatagacattaaattaaatataaaacaattatgaatATAGGtagttcattaaaattaaaaaaataaaaaacaaaaaaaatcatatttaaatgtttaatgttcattaattatttaaggCTTAATCCCTccattggtcctcatatttttgtgcaaatctcagtttggtcctcaagttttgaactgtctcaattaggtcataatttttgtaaaaatgcatacATTTTACCCTAAtcgttaagttgtctcaaacggcgttaattgatgctgagatgaattttttattttaggcttaattcaTCCCTTGCTGAGATGAATTttagcctaaaataaaaaattcatctcagcatcaattaacgccgtttgagacaacttaacgattagggtaaaatgtgtgcatttttacaaaaattatgacccaattgagacagttcaaaacttgaggaccaaactgagatttgcacacaaatatgaggaccaatggAGGGATTAAGccattatttaacaatattaataaataaaaaatagagtcAAAATGATCAaatagaggaaatcctagtcacaAGGTAAAAGTGTCAAAATAATCTATGTTGGGGTTTTAACTAAAACAttttgctactaatcttgccttatacTTTTCTgtaatactttttcttaaaaatctaCTTACAACCAATGTGTTTTGCTCCTTTAGGAAAATCTACTACGgtccaagtattatttttctgaatttatTCAATTTCAGTCTTAATGGCTTTATCCCATTGTTTTGCATCAGGAGCACTAATAGCTTTTATAAAGCTACTATGATCAttatcaacaagataagtataaaaatcatctccaaaggaaacttttttttttgtcttttacttcttctcaaaTCCCCATTCAAggtatcattattattatcaataggGTCATATTTCTCACTATCCTTTAAGgaaaaaacatgttcaaaaaactaAGCATTTTTTTGTCTCCATTAAAGTGTTACGTTCAATCACATCACTTTTTAAGAACTAGAAACTTATAGGCAGCATTATGTTCAACATAGCTTAAGAAcatggaattagaggttttagagcctatttttcttttcttaggatCATGTAACATCAccttaattattatcattattattatcaataggGTCATATTTCTCACTATCCTTTAAGgaaaaaacatgttcaaaaaactaAGCAAATTTTTGTCTCCATTAAAGTGTTATGTTCAATCACATCATTTTTTAAGAACTAGAAACTTATAGGCAGCATTATGTTCAACATAGCTTAAGAAAATGGAATCAGAGGTTTTagagcctattttccttttcttaggatcaTGTAACATTACCTTAATTAGGCACCcccacactcttagatatttaaggttaggttgatAACCTCTCCATAACTCATAAGGAGTTTACCAGTTTTATTATGAggtattatattttgtaaaaacatGCAGTAAGCAACTCATTAGAAAGTGCACTAAACAAAGTGTGCCGACATACCTTGTTCGTGTAAATCTAATGTTCAACTAATTTTGAGTTTGAAGGGATACTGGAGTCGAGCTTCGGAGATGAAAGAGCAGCAACAACTCCATACATGTCTAAAAGGATGGACACATGTTGTTGCTAGCGCCAGAAGTTCTGTCCAAAGAAGACCTTGACTTTTGACATGTCCGGAAGTGGTTTCGCGGTTCTGAAAACCATTTTGACTTTCAGGAATCTAGTTATTGATGTCAaccataagtccttaagattatTGTAGAAATTGTTGACAAAATCATGAACCGTATTTCTTGAGGCATGTAGTTTCACTGTCTTTAAGGACTTATCCGTGGTATGTTGCagaagtcccccaggatacaacatgAACTTCTCATAAATTTCTGgagatctcagaactagcaaagAACCctataaaaagtagaaaataaacccaatatatttttagaaaagaaaaggaaaaaagattaAACTAAGATGAAGGATGACAAATCGGATGAAATTGATGGTATGGTTGACAAAtcggatgaaattgatttaacaATGGTACTGGCCTTCGTGCAAATTCTTTTGGCTTCGATTTCACTTGAGATTTTCGTGAAGAAGAAGGTTCTGTCTTGGAATGAAAAGTGTCAACGTGCTCAAAATATGATGGGTCACGTTTCGTAGACCTCTTATGTCGTGCACCTTTTGTCTTCACTTTATGCGACGGAGCAAGCATAGATGTCATCTCTGGGCAAGCAATTTCTAGCATCTTATGTTTTATGTTGACTTTTTCACCAATGTCAACATTTTTGAGTCGTTCCTCTACCAGTTGAACTTCACGACGAAGGCTAAACTCTGGAAGCGATTCAGTAGACACAGTTCTTGAAATGCTTAAACGAGTCCAGATAACATGTATTTCACCAAGAGGAATCATTCCAGGCTCATATCGTGCTAATATACAAGCACATGGTAGGCCATATGTTGAGCTCAAAAGGCATCCACAACGAGCACTGTCCAAACCTATTTTATTCACTTGCTCTACTTCATCAGCAATAAGTTATAGAGCGTATCGTGAAACACGTCCTACAAGTCCTTTATATCTCAGTGCTTTATAAGCATCACTCTTTAAGTGAATACTTTTTTCAAAGGACGCTCTGATCTTATTATGTTGTAGGACAATGACATTATGCATAACATCTCAACACGAGCATAGGTCTCCCATACTAGACCCCAATAATTTCTTCAGGTTCCAATGCGCAGACTCAACCCTGTGACAAAACACATTAATACTATGACAGAAAATATGAAAtacataagtaaaaaaattaacaataacaatTACCTGTTTGTTGTAGTGTTGCCTAGATGCATGAATTTGTTCGTCCACGCCTTGACGAAGTATGTCTTATATGGGATGATCCAGGTacagttcacataatcaaaaaaTAAAGGCCATGCAGCAGAGGCATACTCAAAACGATAAACATAACCATCAAACTTGGACTGGTCGTCACAGTCCATCACATTTTGCCACACTTCCATCAACCCATCCCATGCCTCTTGCTTATCCACTAACATCTTGCATTTCGCTTTCACATTCTTCATAATGTGGAATGTACAAAGCATATGATATGTCTCAGGAAAGACATTAGTAATGGCATTTATCAAAGCAAGGTCTCTATCAATGACAATAACGCGTGGATCGCCCTCTGTTGTCAATAGTAATCTTTTAAACATTTCCAATgcccaagtgaaattattttggcgTTCACTTGAAAGCAATGCAAAGGCGGCTGGGAATGTCAAACCAGTGGACGTGACTCCAACGATCTCAAGCAATGGAAGACGATATTTGTTTGTCTTGTACGTCGTATCCATTAAGAacacaatattaaatgaattgacCAAGTGCACTGAATCAGGATGTGTCCAAAATAGGTCACTTACTACATCAGAATCTTCCAAACATCTACTATGCTGGATGTATTTGTCTTTATCTAACAACATCATCAACTATTGCATTTCAGTTCTCGACCCTCTCAAAGATCGTTTATAAGTGTATctcacattatatattttttttatagttgtcACGTTATCTTCATTATGTTCTTTAAGagtcaaaagaatatttgaggGTTTAACTTGACTCTTAGTCATGTCAATAAGAATTGACTGTTCAGCAGCATTTAACCTTCCCGCATAAGGATGACCGACCAAAGTCTCGGCTAATTCATGGTTGTGATAACCACACATAACCTTTAACACCCAACCGTGTTCTTTAGGTTTACCCCTCAACTTAAACGAACACTCACATTTTCTTGTGCCAGACACACTAGGTTGCACGTCTTGCTTATACTTCCTACATTTCCCACTCCTTTCACAGCCTAACACAACGAATGTCTTTCTTCCAGGTTCACCAGTTGATGTGTCAGATCTTATGATGACGACCACAAATCCAAGCTCAAATGCAATCTTTCGAACCCAATCAATCATATCGGCGCGTGATGGGGATATTTGATCAGTAGAAAATTTATCTGTGTAATCACCCTCACCGACTTCAtttataaaggaagaaaattccGACATAAAATCAGAATAAATTCCGACATAAAATCAGAATTCATTTGAGAATCCAAAAATGGATACTTATCCATCTTATATAGTTAAATAGAAcctacattaaaaattaaaattataatatttaacaaataacaaaaaaaaatattaagaaaaatatgaaaatatctaAGTTCTTTATGAGTAAAATATCTCCATAAAATACTTCTCTTAACCTATCAAATAATTACAACTGAAAAACCAAAATATGAAAGGCTTTGTGAGCTATTATGCGATTATTTCATAGTCTATAACTACATTCAGTGGATCCAAAGCAAAGCAGAAAAATCTATCTCAGAAAACAAGGCTTTAGCTTGTTCAACAAGTGTGTAAAATCCATTTTTAAAGTTAAGTGCTATATTTCCATTTCTAGCATCATCCAAGACAGCTACCAACTactgtttcttctttcttgcaAAGGTATTTCCAAGCTTGAGTAACAGAACTTTTCAGTTTGTTATGAGGGATCCATAACCTTCTTTTTGCCCCAGTTTAACATTACACTAGCACCTGGAACAAGTGAAACAAGCCCTAGTTTCAATCTAAATGAAGTTCATCCCTCATCTACATTTGGTGGCATCGTGCTGAGTGTAGAAAGGCTTAACTCTAAATCAATTTTCGGCTGCAACtcaaatatcttcaaatttGAACTAACGGGTTCTCTACCTCCTCACAGTCAAGATTAAGGGTAATTTCTAGATTCATAATTAAAACTACCATCACTCTAAAACTaacttaaaactaatatatacatcaaatcataaacatattcaataatacaaaacaatgcttaaacaaaaataactacaaGTATGTGCACAGGGAAAACGCACTTCGTAGTGCGACCCCACATAACCGCAACACAAAGTGCGATTGGGGGATGCCGCAACTCAATATGCGGCTGTACGTGAAACGCACTTCGTAGTGCGACCCCAAATAACCGCAACTCGAAATGTGGTTGGGGTTTGCTACAACTCGATATGCAGCTGCAAAGAAACATCGTTCGAACAGCGTCAACATGAATCGCATCACGAAGTGCagttaaatgtgttttactaACCTGGTCCGagttctctcttcttcttcctcccaccAAGTATCACCAccactcttcttcttcctcgcacCAACCAGCCACTATCACGCACCAACCAACCAGCCACTATCACGACCAGATGACCAGCACCAGTAGGGATGAGctcaacaaaataatgaaacagtGAAATGGTTGTAATGATAAGAACAACGAAGAAGGAACGAAGAAGGAGGTGCatagtttagggtttatagtaTCAGACAAAGAGACAAGGTTATTGGTAGTTAGGGGTGTTAATGGTTAAGAAATCACTAATGAATCATTAATACTGATTTgacttttattaaatgaagaacaagaacgtaattttggaggtgcagggagaaaggATGAGGTGCATAAAGCActctttttattatcatatataagACATAAAACGAGATAGAAGTGATGTGCACACGTTTTTATACTActcattttttgttaataagaattatttcaaatttaaataacttttagaaTTTAGTggtaattaaaaaacttttatccaaataaaaaattaaaattcattgaatttaattatcttgttcaaacaaaaatttaaagcaTAAAAGTTAAGCTTTTTAAAATGGAAGAAAACGTAAATTTCAAGAATTCCATACATACTATTGTTTGCAGTAACGATGTGGCTCTCAAGAAGTATTAGggtttctcttcttccttccatTGCCAagtttcctccttttctttcaaTCCACAATTCCCTATTTTGCTCTTACTCTCACTCTCAAACTTCCTTACACGACGAAGCCGTCTCAAAATTCAATAGCTTGCTTCGTGAGCGTCATGTTCCTCCCATCTTCGAATTTGGAAAGATTTTGGGATTTCTTGTAAGGATGAAACGGTACCCTACTGCTATTTCTCTCATTAAGCAATTGGAGCTCAAGGGAATTCTCTGTGACCTTGTTAATCTCAGCCTCCTCATCAATTGTTTCTGTCACTTACACAAATTGGCTTTCGCTTTCTCTGTATTTGCCAAGATTCTCAAACGGGGTTATCATCCAAATGCCATAATCTTAAATACACTCATGAGAGGTCTATGTGATAAGGGTGAGGTCAAGGAAGCCCTCAATTTTTACGACAAAGTAGTAGCACTAGGATTTCGGCACGACCAATTTACTTGCGGGATTCTCATTAATGGATTGAGCAAAATAGGAGAAACTGAAGCCGCGATCAAATTGCTCAGAATGATTCAAGGTCAATCCAGAGTAATGTATTCTATAATTATTGACTCTCTACTAAAAGAGAATCATCCCAAAGAAGCTTATGATTTGTATTCTGAGATGGTTATGAAGGGGATTTTTCCTGATGTTGTTACTTATAGTACTCTAATTTATGGTTTTTGCTTAGTAGGACAGGTAGAAGTAgcatttggttttctaaatgAAATGTTATCAAATAGCATCGGGCCAGATGTTTATACCTATACTATATTGATTGATACATTGTGTAAGGAAAGAAAGCTACGAGAAGCCAATAATGTTTTAGGTGTGATGGTGAAAGCTTCCGTGAAACCTGATGTTGTTAGCTTTAATGCTCTAATAGATGGGTATTACTTAGTTAATAAAGTGAAGAATGCGAAACAATTATTCCGTGCAATGACCCACATGGGAGTGAGTCCTAATGTTAGGACCTACAATATCATGATAAATGGACTCATAAGGAACGAAAGGGTGGATGAGGCCATAAATCATTTTCAGGAAATGCACAACAGGACTATGGTTCCTGATATAGTGACTTATAACACTCTTATTGATGGTTTATGCAAAAGTGGAAGAATCTCTGATGCTTGGGATCTTTTTCATGAGATGCCTGATGGAAATCAACAAGCAAACGCAATCACTTATAATTCCTTGATTGATGCTTTATGCAAAAATCATCATCTAGACAAGGCAATTGAACTATTGAGGAAAATGAGAGAGAATGGAGTTCAACCAAATATGTACACTCCAACCATACTTATCGATGGGATGTGTAGAGGGGGGAGACTGAAGAATGCACAAGAGATTTTTCAAGATCTACTGAATAAAGGTCACAATCCCAACATTTCTACTTATAATGTTATGATCAATGGTCTTTGTAGAGAGGGTTTGCTTGATGAGGCATTGACCTTGTGGTCCAAAATGGAAGACCGTGGTTGTTTATCTAATGttattacttttgaaataatCATCTCTGCTCTCTTCAAGAAGGACGAGACTGAAAAGGCCGAGAAATTTTTGCACGAAATGATCTCAAGAGAGTTGTTGAATTGAAGAAAGGTGACACCTTATTTGAATAACAAGTTACATTTATGTGTTTGTCGTAGAATGTGCATGAATGgtttgtaaaattttttattagatgagTTGGTTTAGGCTGTAAACTCTATTGCTAATGTTTTCCTGGTTAAGGgttgatacatttttattttctactctACATTTTGATtgttatcaaaattttgtttcctttgacattacattttatttatagaatttgtTTAACTGAGTAGTATAAAGGTTGAAATCAATGATTTTATTGTCTTTCAAGACCAAAACTGTGACCTCCCTCCCTATGTCTAAAATCTTGATGATTTTTCTATTTCCAACTCTTTGATATTCCCCATTCATGTTTGTCAAAgaccaaatatttttttctttagggCCTTCGGTGTTGCACTTTAGGGAACCATTCCCAAAGAATAAGCACACTTATGAAGTTTAGGGATCTTAACCTTGGCAATAATCATCTTCATGATATGTCTATGCCTAAAGAACTTTTAATTCTTTCTCAATTCTTCGGATAGCAGAATCTCACATGTCTATTTCTTATTCTCACTCTATTAATTGCGGTTCAATACCACCAGAACTTGGTAATTTAGCACAATTGGGCACATTATCTCTCCATAATAATTGTCTAACTGGTTCAATCCATTATACTTTAGATCTATTGAAGAATGTGATCATATTTTATGTAGATTCAAACCAATTTGCAGATACAGAACTTGGATTTGACACAATTAATGGAATTACATCTATCAAATAATTTACTCA from Vigna radiata var. radiata cultivar VC1973A chromosome 9, Vradiata_ver6, whole genome shotgun sequence carries:
- the LOC106773460 gene encoding pentatricopeptide repeat-containing protein At1g12300, mitochondrial-like; this encodes MWLSRSIRVSLLPSIAKFPPFLSIHNSLFCSYSHSQTSLHDEAVSKFNSLLRERHVPPIFEFGKILGFLVRMKRYPTAISLIKQLELKGILCDLVNLSLLINCFCHLHKLAFAFSVFAKILKRGYHPNAIILNTLMRGLCDKGEVKEALNFYDKVVALGFRHDQFTCGILINGLSKIGETEAAIKLLRMIQGQSRVMYSIIIDSLLKENHPKEAYDLYSEMVMKGIFPDVVTYSTLIYGFCLVGQVEVAFGFLNEMLSNSIGPDVYTYTILIDTLCKERKLREANNVLGVMVKASVKPDVVSFNALIDGYYLVNKVKNAKQLFRAMTHMGVSPNVRTYNIMINGLIRNERVDEAINHFQEMHNRTMVPDIVTYNTLIDGLCKSGRISDAWDLFHEMPDGNQQANAITYNSLIDALCKNHHLDKAIELLRKMRENGVQPNMYTPTILIDGMCRGGRLKNAQEIFQDLLNKGHNPNISTYNVMINGLCREGLLDEALTLWSKMEDRGCLSNVITFEIIISALFKKDETEKAEKFLHEMISRELLN